In Subdoligranulum variabile, the genomic stretch AGCTGGCCACCGCCGTCTGCGAACAGCTGGGCGTGGAGCCGGAGTTCGTGGAGATCAACTGGGACACCAAGGTGGTGGAGCTGGACGCCAAGAGCATCGACTGCATCTGGAACGGCATGACCCTCACCGATGACATCATGGCCAACACTTCCTGCACCGAAGCCTACGCCAAGAACGCCCAGGTGGTCGTCATGAAGACGGGCAGCGGCTACACCTCCACCGCCGACCTGGTGGGCAAGACCGTGGTGGCCGAGGCCGGTTCCGCCGGTGAGACCACCATCCAGGAGGACGAGAACCTCTCCCAGGCCGACTACGTCAGCAAGGGCGTCCAGACCGACTGCCTGATGGAAGTGGCCGCCGGCACCGCCGACGCCGCCGTGCTGGACCTGACCCTGGCTTCCGCCATGATCGGTGAGGGCACCGACTACGCCGACCTGGAGATCGTGGATGAGCTCAACGCCGAGGAGTACGGCGTGGCCTTCCGCAAGGGCAGCGACGCTGCTGCCGCTGTGAACGATGCCTTCGCCGCCCTGCGCGCCGACGGCACCATGCAGGCCCTGGCCGACAAGTACGGCCTGACCCTGGCCGAGTGATGGGCGAGGCGGGTGTCATCTGGGGGCGCCTCACCGAAGCGTTCTGGCTCAACTGCCAGCTCTTCGGGCTGACGCTGCTCTTTGCGGTGCCGCTGGGCCTGGTGGTGGCCTTCGGCTCGATGAACCGGTTCGCCCCCCTGCGCGGGGCGGTCAAGACCTTTGTGTGGATCATCCGCGGCACCCCGCTGATGCTGCAGATCCTGGTCATCTATCTGGGCCCCGGCCTGCTGGGCTTCACCAGCCCCTGGCCTTCCGGGTCCAGCGGCCGTCTGGTGGCGGCGGTGGTGGCCTTTGCCATCAACTATGCCTGCTATTTTTCCGAGATCTACCGCGGCGGCATCGAGGCGGTCCCCAAGGGCCAGACCGAGGCCGGGCAGGTGCTGGGCATGACCCGCAGCCAGATCTTCTTCAAGGTCACGCTGCTCCAGGTCATCAAGCGCATCCTGCCCCCCATGGGCAACGAGATCATCACGCTGGTCAAGGATACCTCCCTGGCCAACGTCATCGCCAACAAGGACATCATCATGATGGCCAAGGAGTACAGCGCCAAGGGCCTGATCTGGCCGCTTTTCTCCACGGCGATCTTCTTCCTGGTCTTCGTGGGCGCCCTGACGCTGCTCTTCGGCTGGCTGGAAAAGCGGCTGGCCTATTTCCGCTGAGGAGGGGACTGCTATGGCATTATTGGAAGTGGCCGGCATCGGCAAGAGCTTCGGCAGTACCGCCGTGCTGCGGGATATCTCCTTTACGCTGGACCAGGGCGAGGCCATCGCCATCATCGGGTCGTCGGGTTCCGGCAAGACCACCCTTTTGCGCTGCCTGAATTTCCTGGAAACGGCGGACACCGGGTCCATCACGGTGGGGGGCGAGACGCTGTGGAGCGCCGCCGACGCCCGCACCCAGAGCGAGGCGGCCATCCGCAAGAAGCGGCTGCATTTCGGGCTGGTGTTCCAGAACTTCAACCTGTTCCCCCAGTACACGGCGCTGCAGAACGTCATGCTGGCGGGCCAGTTGCTGGCCAAGGAACGCCCCGACTACAAGCAGCACAAGAAGGAAATTCTGGCCGAGATCGAGGCCCACGCCCGGCAGCTGCTGGATGACATGGGCCTGTCCGACAGGGCGGGGCATTATCCCCACCAGCTCTCGGGCGGGCAGCAGCAGCGGGTGGCCATCGCCCGCGCCCTGGCCCTGAAACCCGATATTCTCTGCTTCGACGAGCCGACCTCGGCCCTCGACCCGGAACTCACCGGCGAGGTGCTGCGGGTGCTCCGCGACCTGGCGGCCCATAAGACCACCATGATCATCGTCACCCATGAGATGAAGTTCGCCCGGGATGTGGCGGACCACATCCTCTTCATGGACGGCGGCGTGGTGGTGGAACAGGGCCCCGCCAAGGAGGTCATCGACCATCCCAAGGAGGAACGGACGAGACAGTTCCTGGCCAGTTACGGAAAGTAAAACGGAGGTCCCCGCAAGGGGACCTTTTTTTTGTTGGGGCGGGAAGGTTTGCGCTTCCTTTCTGTGTTCCTTTTTGAGCGACCTGCAATAGCAGCAAGTTGCGCAGCCCGCCCAATGGCCCCGGTTCCGGGGCCGTGTATATGGGAACCAACGCGTTGCGTTGGTTTTTGCAGCGCGCTTTTTTCTGCGGGCGCGCTTGCGGGGCATAGCCCCGCAGGCAAAAAGCGCCGCATTCCGAGGCGCGGGGCACGGCTCAAGGGGCCTGCGGGCCCCTTAAGAAACCCCGGAGGTCTGGGGATGTCGCCCGAGACGATTTGATTTATCACGGCGGTGCAAGCTCACCGACCCGGCCCGCCCGTGGCTGCGGTGCAAGCTCATCCGGTCTCCGCGTTCTGAAACCCCGTCCGCCTTCGCGGGCGGGCCACGACCGGGAACGGGAAATTTCCCACCGCACCCCGGCGCATCCTGTTTTGGTTTGTCTGTTTCCTGTTTGCAAGGGGGGACCGGAACCCCATAAAAATATCCCGCAGGGGATCACCCTGCGGGATATTTTTTGTGAGAGTTTCTTCGGTTCCTTCTTTGCAAAGAAGGAACAAACAGGCATCAAAGCACCGTGCTCAGCCACTGCATGAGGGTGGCTTTGGGCATGAAGCCCACCTGGCGGGCCACCGGCTGGCCGTTCTTCAGCACCACCAGCGCCGGAATGCTGGAAATGCCGAACTGCTGGGCCAGGGCCAGGTTCTCATCCACGTCGATGCCGTAGAACAGCGCCTTGCCCTCCAGGTCGTTGCTGGCTTCCTCCAATACGGGAGCCAGCATCCGGCAGGGATTGCACCAGGTGGCGTTGAAATCCAGCACCGCCACATCGGCGGCCTGGGCCTGGGTCAGATCATTCTTGTGTACTTCGTGTACCATGTTGCATTACTCCTTTGTGTTGCGCTTCTGGGCGGCCAGGTACTCCACGGCGGACAGCGCCGCCACGTTGCCTTCTCCCGCCGCCTTCACATACTGATAGGGCAGTCCCACCGCGTCGCCGCAGGCAAAACAGCCCGGCAGATTGGTCTGCATCTTCGCGTTTACCGCCACGTGCCCGCCGGATCCCTCCAGCCCCGGCACCAGCTGGGTGGGCGCCATGGCGTCCCGCAGCAGGAACACCCCGTCCACCGGATACTCCCCGGCTTCGGTGTGCAGTGCCGTCACCACGGCCTCGCCGGTCACCGCCGTGGGCTTCTCCCGGAGCACCTGTACCGAGGCGGGCAGGTCCGGGTCCCCGTCGTAGAGGGGCAGGTAGAGCACCGACCCCGCGACCTCCGCCATATAGGCGGCCTCCGGCTCGGCCGCCGGGCTGGACCCGATCACCGCCACCCGCTTGCCCCGGTAGAGCGGCGCGTCACAGGTGGCACAGTAACTCACGCCCCGGCCCAGGAACTCCTCCTCGCCGGGCAGCGGCTTGCCCTGCACCACCCCCGTGGCCAGGATCACCGTCGTGGCTTCGTAGGTCTCGTTCGCCGTCTGGATGGCAAAATAGTCCCCCATGGCATAGACGGCGTTCACCCGGGCTTCGGTCACCGTCACCCCCATGGCATCCAGATGCCGCTGAAAGGCCGCCCGCAGCGCCTCGCCGCTGATGTCCGGCAGCCCCGGATAATTCCGGATGGTATGGGCCTTGCCGATCTTGTCGCTCAGGTCCTTGCTGCCGAAGAGCAGCACCGGCTTGCCCCGCAGGCTCGCCGTGATGGCCGCCGATACCCCCGCCGGCCCGCTGCCGATGATCGCAATCTCTGCACGTTCCATGGGACACCTCCCGAAAATTTCAAATTCCTATAATAATAGTATACTATGCCTTGCCCCAATTGCAAGGCCCCGGCTGTGAAGAAAGTGTAAACTTTTCCTTTACAGCTGGTACAGCGCGGTGTACTTGGCTTTGAGATAGTCGGTGAAATAGTGGGGATCAAAGTCGCCGCCGCACAGGCTCTTCACCAGCCAGGCCGGTTCCTTCAGGTTGCCGTACTGCCACAGCCGGTCGCACAAAGCGTCCTTCAGCGGCTGCAGGTTGCCTTCGGCCCACTGGGCGTCCAGGTCCATGGTCTTGCTCAGGTCGGCGATGGCCTGGGCCCCGTAGGCGCTGCCCAGGGCGTAGCTGGGGAAGTAGCCCATGTCGCCCATGGCCCAGTGGATGTCCTGCAGGCAGCCGTGGCCGTCGTCCGGCACGTCCAGGCCCAGGTACTCCTTGTACTTGGCATTCCACGCCGCCGGCAGATCCCGCACCGCCA encodes the following:
- a CDS encoding NAD(P)/FAD-dependent oxidoreductase; the encoded protein is MERAEIAIIGSGPAGVSAAITASLRGKPVLLFGSKDLSDKIGKAHTIRNYPGLPDISGEALRAAFQRHLDAMGVTVTEARVNAVYAMGDYFAIQTANETYEATTVILATGVVQGKPLPGEEEFLGRGVSYCATCDAPLYRGKRVAVIGSSPAAEPEAAYMAEVAGSVLYLPLYDGDPDLPASVQVLREKPTAVTGEAVVTALHTEAGEYPVDGVFLLRDAMAPTQLVPGLEGSGGHVAVNAKMQTNLPGCFACGDAVGLPYQYVKAAGEGNVAALSAVEYLAAQKRNTKE
- the trxA gene encoding thioredoxin is translated as MVHEVHKNDLTQAQAADVAVLDFNATWCNPCRMLAPVLEEASNDLEGKALFYGIDVDENLALAQQFGISSIPALVVLKNGQPVARQVGFMPKATLMQWLSTVL
- a CDS encoding amino acid ABC transporter permease: MGEAGVIWGRLTEAFWLNCQLFGLTLLFAVPLGLVVAFGSMNRFAPLRGAVKTFVWIIRGTPLMLQILVIYLGPGLLGFTSPWPSGSSGRLVAAVVAFAINYACYFSEIYRGGIEAVPKGQTEAGQVLGMTRSQIFFKVTLLQVIKRILPPMGNEIITLVKDTSLANVIANKDIIMMAKEYSAKGLIWPLFSTAIFFLVFVGALTLLFGWLEKRLAYFR
- a CDS encoding amino acid ABC transporter ATP-binding protein, encoding MALLEVAGIGKSFGSTAVLRDISFTLDQGEAIAIIGSSGSGKTTLLRCLNFLETADTGSITVGGETLWSAADARTQSEAAIRKKRLHFGLVFQNFNLFPQYTALQNVMLAGQLLAKERPDYKQHKKEILAEIEAHARQLLDDMGLSDRAGHYPHQLSGGQQQRVAIARALALKPDILCFDEPTSALDPELTGEVLRVLRDLAAHKTTMIIVTHEMKFARDVADHILFMDGGVVVEQGPAKEVIDHPKEERTRQFLASYGK
- a CDS encoding transporter substrate-binding domain-containing protein codes for the protein MKKLISLLLAAGMAASLAACGSSAATSESAATADSTSEAASTSEAAEAETTGESDLQYIKDKGKMTIGYTVYAPMNYTDDNGEFVGFDTELATAVCEQLGVEPEFVEINWDTKVVELDAKSIDCIWNGMTLTDDIMANTSCTEAYAKNAQVVVMKTGSGYTSTADLVGKTVVAEAGSAGETTIQEDENLSQADYVSKGVQTDCLMEVAAGTADAAVLDLTLASAMIGEGTDYADLEIVDELNAEEYGVAFRKGSDAAAAVNDAFAALRADGTMQALADKYGLTLAE